The following coding sequences are from one Eptesicus fuscus isolate TK198812 chromosome 7, DD_ASM_mEF_20220401, whole genome shotgun sequence window:
- the LOC114232339 gene encoding leydig cell tumor 10 kDa protein homolog, which produces MTQGQRKFQVQRPAKGKTLPWRRPGSRTRRRLRKGGRGTTPKKVHIVQQRKLKKDLEVRFRKKTEHDVVMKASTSLPKKLAFLKAFAKK; this is translated from the coding sequence ATGACTCAGGGGCAGCGCAAGTTCCAGGTGCAGAGGCCGGCCAAGGGCAAGACACTGCCGTGGCGGAGGCCTGGGAGCAGAACCAGGCGGAGGCTGAGGAAGGGAGGTCGTGGTACTACCCCTAAGAAGGTGCACATTGTGCAGCAGCGAAAGCTCAAGAAGGACCTGGAGGTCAGGTTCCGGAAGAAGACGGAACATGATGTGGTGATGAAagccagcaccagcctgcccaAGAAGCTGGCATTTCTGAAAGCCTTCGCCAAGAAGTAG